GATGAAGGCGTCCGGACGGGCGGGGGCGTGCGCTATGCTGCCGCCCCGCCGTGCCGGACACCTGGACCGTCTACATGGTGCGCTGCCGGGACGGGACGCTCTACACCGGCGCCACCAACAACCTCGAACGCCGCGTGGCCACCCACAACAAGGGCCGGGGCGCCGCCTACACCCGCGCCCGCCTGCCGGTGACGCTCGTCTGGAGCGAGCCAGCGGCCGACCGGGGGGCCGCCCTTCGCCGCGAGGCCGCCCTCAAGCGTCTCTCACGTGCCGAGAAACTTCGTCTGGTGGGCCGGGTGCGCCGCTGACCCAGGCTGGGTTTCGTTTGACCCCATTTTGTGAGAGTGTTGTGCGCAGAACTCTCCAATCTCTTGGAATCCCGGGGAACCCGCACGGACATGGCGCAGCCGCACGAAGGAGCCCCCCTGGAGGAGCCGGGGGAAAGGCCACGCAGTGAGGACCTGGTGCTCCGGGACGAGCAGCGGTTTCTCTATGCGCTGGCGCTCTCGTGTCTGCCGTTCTGGCTGGTGGACTCGTTGTCGGTGGGGAGGCCGGCGTGGGACACGCTGGCGCTGCGGCTGGGGTGGGCGGGGCTGACGGGGGCGATGGGCTGGGGGCTGCGGTGGGTGGAGCGGCCCGCGCGCCGCCGGGCCGTGCGGACGCTGGCGGGGGTGGTGGTGCCCAACCTCTTCCTGGGGCTGGTGGTGTACCGGCTGGGGGGGACGGGCAGTCCGCTCTTCAGTTGGATCTTCGTGATGCCGCTGATGACGCTCACGGTGCAGCGGGGCGAGCTGTGGCAGGGGGTGCTGAGCACGCTGTTGCCGCTGGTGTCCGCGGGGACGTTGATGGGGCTGGAGGGGATGGCGCCGCGGGCGATGGTGACGCGGTTGTTGCTGTTGGTGGGGGCGGGGGCGGTGGGGATGCAGATGAGCTTCTTCTACGGGCGGCTGCGGCAGGCGCGGGTGCGGGCGGAGCATGAGCAGCGGGCGGTGCAGGAGGCGCTGGAGGCATCGCAGGCGCGGGCGCTGCAGGCCGAGCGGCTGGCGCAGGTGGGGCGGCTGGCGGCGGGTGTGGCGCACGAGGTGAAGAACCCGCTGGCGTATGTGCAGGCCAACCTGCGCTTCCTGCTGGAGGAGTGGCGGCAGCCGACGACGGGTGCGGATGACACCGAGTACACCGAGGCCCTGCAGGAGACGATGCAGGGGGTGGAGCGCATCCATCAAATCGTGAAGGACCTCACGGCGCTGTCGCGGGCGGAGGAGACGGTGGCGGGGGTGGGGCGGTGCGAGCTGGTGCCGGTGGTGGACGCGAGCGTGCGGCTGGCATCGGTGCGGCTGAAGTCGCTGGTGCGGCTGGCGGTGGAGGTGCCACCGGAGGCGGTGGCGAAGGCGGAGCCGAGGCGATTGGGGCAGGTGTTGCTGAACCTGCTGTTGAACGCGGCGGACGCCATCGAGGACGCGAAGGTGCAGGACGGGCGGGTGGCGGTGCGCGCGGAGGTGGTGGGGCAGTGGGTGCGCGTGGTGGTGGAGGACAACGGGCCGGGAATCACGGCGGAGAACCTGCCGCGGCTCTTCACGACGTTCTTCACGACGAAGGACCCGGGGAAGGGGACGGGGCTGGGGCTGGCCCTGTCGCGCCAGTACGTGGAGGCCTTCGGAGGGACGCTGCGCGCGGAGAACCGCCCGGAGGGCGGCGCGCGCTTCATCGTGGAACTGCCGGTGGCGTGAGCGGATATCCCCTCTCCCTTCGGGAGAGGGTCGGGGTGAGGGTTTCCGAGCCCGTTCTTCAACCCGTGGCCCCCAGTGTGGACAGAGGGTTCAACCCGGGATGCGTGGCACCCTCACCCCGTCCCTCTCCCGGGGGGCGAGGGGATATGACCGCGGTGAAGTCGTCAGCTTCAGACGGCGGGACCGGGCTGCGCCGGCGGGGGGGTGGGCGGCTGCTGCATCCGCTTCTGCTTCTTCGAGCGCGACACCACGAAGACGATGCCCAGGATGAGGAAGGTGCCCGCTCCAATGAGCGTGCCGTACACCTGGTAGCGCAGCAGCGACGCGGTGATGCCCTGGATGACCTTGGGCAGGTCGCACACCGTCTGCGCCCCCAGCGGCGCCGTGTTGTACCACTCGAGGAAACTGGGGCCGACATACGAGGCCGTTGCCAGCCCCAGGAAGGCTCCCAGGAGGATGAAGGTGAGCAGCGTCTTCAGTGTGGCCATCGTCCGGGCACCTCGGTGAGGAGACGTGGGAGCGTGCTTTAGCACGCAATCCGCGCACGGGGGCCACCACCCGCCACCGGCCGTGCTATCTGAGGGCCGTGCCGCTCCTTCCGCTCGCCGCCTTGTTCGGGGTCATCACGCTCGTCTGCGCCGCCTTCCTGCTCGTCCACGCGTTCCGCCGCAGCCTGGGGACGGGGATGATGGTGCTCCTGGTGCCCTGCTACGTGCTCGTGTACGCCTTCAGCCAGTTCGAGCACCCGCGCAAGAACCTCATCCTCGCCGGCTTCTTCGGCAGCAGCGTGCTCGCCGCCGTCTTCCTCGGCCTGGGCGCTCATGCGTTAGAGCAGGTGCTGGTGCGCCCGCCCCCGCCTCCCATCTTCTGAGCCGGTGCGAGGCGAGCCCGTGGCCTTCGCGCCAGACCCGCCCGCCTTCACCAGCCCCCGCTGCCCCACGCACCAGCGGGCCGCGGTCGCCACCTGTGTCCGCTGTGGCACCTTCCTGTGTGGCGAGTGCACCGAGCTGCTCGGTGAGTCCGCCTACTGCGCCTCCTGCAGCACCTTCGTCCGCGAGCACGGCGCCGCCTCCCTGGCGCTCAAGCTGACCCTCGGCCTGGGCATCGTCGCCCTCCTCACCGTGCCGCTCGCCATGCTCCTGCCGATGAACGTGGTGGTCGACATGGGCCGGGCCACCCTCGTCGTTCCCCTCCTGCGGCGGCTGCCCGTGCTCAATGGCATCGCCGCGGGGCTCGGCTTCTGGCTGTCGTCCCGCGAGCTGCGCCGCCTGGAGCGCGTGGACTTCGCCTCCCCCGCGCGCTCGTGGGCCCGGTGGACGCGGGGCCTGTCCTGGCTCAACCTCGCCTGCGTCCTGCTCCAGGTCTTCCTCGTGCTCCGGCTCGTGCTGCGACTCTTCGCCGCCAGCCAGCACTGAGGCACTCCCGGCCCGGACTCAGACGCCGCGCTCGTTCGGTTCCCAGATGTACTTGTGCATCTGGAGCTGGAAGCGCACCGGCAGCCGGTCCGCGATGATCCACTCGGCCAGCTCCTTCGTCGTCAGCTTGCCGAAGATGGTGGAGAAGAGCAGCCCGTACGGCTTCTCCAGCAGCCGGTGCTCGGCGATGAGCTTCTTGGACCACTCGTAGTCCTCGCGGCTGCCGATGACGAACTTGAGCTCGTCGTTGGCGTTCATCGACGTGAGGTTCCGGTAGTCGTTCCGGTCGCACTCGCCCGAGGACGGCGTCTTCATGTCCACGATT
The sequence above is drawn from the Archangium gephyra genome and encodes:
- a CDS encoding GIY-YIG nuclease family protein, which gives rise to MVRCRDGTLYTGATNNLERRVATHNKGRGAAYTRARLPVTLVWSEPAADRGAALRREAALKRLSRAEKLRLVGRVRR
- a CDS encoding sensor histidine kinase, producing MAQPHEGAPLEEPGERPRSEDLVLRDEQRFLYALALSCLPFWLVDSLSVGRPAWDTLALRLGWAGLTGAMGWGLRWVERPARRRAVRTLAGVVVPNLFLGLVVYRLGGTGSPLFSWIFVMPLMTLTVQRGELWQGVLSTLLPLVSAGTLMGLEGMAPRAMVTRLLLLVGAGAVGMQMSFFYGRLRQARVRAEHEQRAVQEALEASQARALQAERLAQVGRLAAGVAHEVKNPLAYVQANLRFLLEEWRQPTTGADDTEYTEALQETMQGVERIHQIVKDLTALSRAEETVAGVGRCELVPVVDASVRLASVRLKSLVRLAVEVPPEAVAKAEPRRLGQVLLNLLLNAADAIEDAKVQDGRVAVRAEVVGQWVRVVVEDNGPGITAENLPRLFTTFFTTKDPGKGTGLGLALSRQYVEAFGGTLRAENRPEGGARFIVELPVA
- a CDS encoding B-box zinc finger protein, producing MAFAPDPPAFTSPRCPTHQRAAVATCVRCGTFLCGECTELLGESAYCASCSTFVREHGAASLALKLTLGLGIVALLTVPLAMLLPMNVVVDMGRATLVVPLLRRLPVLNGIAAGLGFWLSSRELRRLERVDFASPARSWARWTRGLSWLNLACVLLQVFLVLRLVLRLFAASQH